One part of the Bacteroidia bacterium genome encodes these proteins:
- a CDS encoding M43 family zinc metalloprotease yields the protein MKTSVSLVLLFAMLAGIQAQSGKGKCGSDAHFLNMLNTNPQIKSEWEESYKKLSVGESVDQDQQGRIAGMVPNPTPYDSLVPEKISVPIVFHIIAPTEDHPANISDEQILDQLDELNRAFAQEDYSNTSLFPSLWYDRYARNTGIRFCLANRDPKGNPTKGITRRFNEVPSYTYQNGVADDAMKYSNQRGQDAWPKEDYLNVWVVVLANNSEALGWATYPIDGYDEDEYGIVVGYRNFGPGGTAAPPFELGRTLIHEAGHYLGLMHTWGMYENDCMYDDLIDDTSEQASPNFSCDMTVTPSGGLAPPWTTTCDGQRDMLQNFMNASADACNTFFTQEQASQMKSTLQAGGYWYSLFLSTKGCN from the coding sequence ATGAAAACCTCAGTAAGCCTCGTGCTGCTTTTCGCTATGCTAGCTGGAATACAGGCGCAATCCGGCAAGGGAAAATGTGGAAGTGATGCCCATTTCCTGAATATGCTAAATACCAATCCTCAGATAAAGAGTGAATGGGAGGAAAGCTATAAAAAATTGTCTGTGGGGGAAAGTGTAGATCAGGATCAACAAGGAAGGATCGCCGGCATGGTACCTAATCCTACCCCTTATGACAGCCTGGTGCCAGAAAAGATTTCTGTGCCCATTGTCTTTCACATTATTGCTCCAACCGAAGATCATCCTGCCAATATTAGCGATGAGCAGATTCTGGATCAATTGGATGAGTTGAACCGGGCCTTTGCTCAGGAAGATTATTCCAATACATCTTTGTTTCCATCGCTTTGGTATGATCGATATGCCCGAAACACGGGTATTCGATTTTGTTTAGCAAATCGAGACCCGAAAGGAAATCCCACCAAAGGTATTACGAGACGCTTTAATGAGGTTCCATCCTATACCTATCAAAATGGGGTAGCGGATGATGCCATGAAATACAGCAATCAGCGCGGACAGGATGCCTGGCCCAAAGAGGATTATCTCAATGTTTGGGTGGTAGTTTTGGCGAATAATTCCGAGGCACTCGGATGGGCAACTTATCCAATAGATGGCTATGATGAAGATGAATATGGAATCGTTGTGGGCTACCGAAATTTCGGACCGGGGGGAACGGCTGCACCTCCTTTTGAATTAGGAAGAACTCTGATTCATGAAGCAGGCCATTATTTAGGACTCATGCATACCTGGGGCATGTACGAAAATGACTGCATGTATGATGATTTGATTGATGATACGTCCGAGCAGGCTTCTCCAAATTTCAGCTGTGATATGACCGTAACACCGAGCGGTGGCCTCGCCCCTCCCTGGACCACGACCTGTGATGGCCAGCGAGATATGCTTCAAAATTTTATGAATGCCTCTGCTGATGCTTGTAATACTTTCTTTACCCAGGAACAGGCGAGTCAAATGAAGTCGACTTTACAGGCAGGCGGCTATTGGTATAGTTTGTTTCTTTCGACGAAGGGCTGTAATTGA
- a CDS encoding T9SS type A sorting domain-containing protein produces the protein MESKQGSLRQFPSLKNKQKLLLRIIVSAIIAAGIAGIVKVYKINASLDIHNSPVCAGGTAPYTLDWSTLSWTNGNLSNSFSNVDGSGVSFDFTYTGNTSKFSSIGTGTTPNIQDYFPSETIDALSMYVSSGFSGSEKIVLTIDISPAIPANVAFDLYHVNGSSYSGDKLSIYAVPSAGGANIIPYFTNNDSPSWEDEGNGVVDATGGSTSSNNAYVGVHFANATYIDQIVIKWTECDICGGGVHGIGMGNIDFCMSVVDTDDDGILDVIDIDDDNDGIPDIEELCEIQTIAATGKIEVEVQLDGYASETSWTLKNSAGSTVLSSGVYGSSDNNTLATATYDPAPEDTYTFNILDSYGDGVCCSNAGYYQVKLDGNILIGPVNGNFGSSATHNLSIIGRSMDCLSADPALDSDGDGTVNYADSDYCSLNAQGVCSSLDKDSDGVPDFLDLDSDNDGIPDLVEAGGADDDGDGRGDYSTDTDNDGLLDGFETTNGSTTSLLDTDGDGINNTDGDFDQDNLPNWLDLDADGDGITDVIEAGGSDSDANGIIDNYSTDIDTDGYADGVDGDVGNDGTAENTANSLISTSSDTDNNGTPDSGYPNGDTDLDGKPDFLDIDADNDGIVDNTEAQATSSYQAPANSDTDSDGIDNTYDNSSSFGGNGIDPVNTDTEGGADYLDTDADGDKQLDAIEGHDTNGDNVADISSLSNTGLPTGIDSDNDGLDDGYDNNTASTDATNGGLSPASHPIYDGGADRDWRAQVFLPVEWVAFDAVWQGNEGLLSWETALEINASHFQVQRMIENTGTFEALGKVDAKGNSSIIQSYEFRDTELQGLKNGTKIFYRLKQIDIDGKFEFSKVVELLSQTQSLGLSIYPNPGKDNINLSVQYGDGNKFVKILSMDGRLMFQKELGASEKSLNLNTSDWAPAIYTIQVEAEDQIISKRLVIK, from the coding sequence ATGGAAAGCAAGCAAGGTTCTTTAAGACAATTCCCTTCTCTCAAAAACAAACAAAAGCTGCTTCTTCGGATCATTGTCTCTGCAATAATCGCAGCAGGGATCGCCGGGATCGTAAAAGTATATAAAATAAATGCCAGTCTGGATATTCACAATAGCCCCGTCTGTGCAGGAGGAACAGCGCCCTATACCCTCGATTGGAGTACCCTTTCATGGACGAATGGAAATCTTAGTAACTCATTTAGCAATGTCGATGGTTCAGGCGTCAGCTTTGATTTTACCTATACGGGCAATACCAGTAAATTCAGCTCCATCGGCACAGGGACAACCCCTAATATTCAGGATTATTTCCCCAGTGAAACGATAGATGCGCTGAGTATGTATGTGAGCTCTGGCTTTAGCGGGAGTGAAAAAATCGTTTTAACGATCGATATAAGTCCGGCAATCCCGGCCAATGTTGCTTTTGACCTCTACCATGTTAACGGTTCTTCCTATAGTGGAGATAAACTCAGCATCTATGCAGTCCCTTCTGCTGGAGGGGCAAACATAATCCCCTATTTCACAAATAATGATTCTCCAAGCTGGGAAGATGAAGGTAATGGAGTTGTGGACGCAACGGGAGGAAGTACAAGTAGCAATAATGCTTATGTAGGTGTTCATTTTGCAAATGCGACCTATATAGATCAAATCGTAATTAAGTGGACAGAATGCGATATATGCGGAGGAGGTGTTCATGGAATCGGGATGGGCAATATTGATTTTTGTATGAGTGTAGTGGATACTGATGATGATGGTATTCTGGATGTAATTGATATAGATGATGACAATGATGGCATCCCCGATATAGAAGAGCTTTGTGAGATTCAAACAATTGCTGCCACTGGTAAAATTGAGGTCGAAGTTCAATTGGATGGCTATGCAAGCGAAACATCCTGGACGCTGAAGAATAGCGCAGGAAGCACGGTATTGAGTAGTGGGGTTTACGGAAGTTCAGATAACAATACACTAGCAACTGCTACCTATGATCCGGCTCCGGAAGACACCTATACCTTTAATATTCTTGATTCTTATGGAGATGGGGTTTGTTGTTCAAACGCAGGATATTATCAGGTAAAACTGGATGGAAATATCCTTATCGGTCCTGTGAATGGAAACTTTGGTAGCAGTGCTACACATAACCTTAGCATAATCGGAAGAAGTATGGATTGCCTGAGCGCAGATCCTGCTCTTGATAGTGATGGAGATGGTACTGTTAATTATGCCGATTCAGATTATTGTAGCTTGAATGCGCAAGGGGTTTGTTCTTCTCTGGATAAAGACAGTGATGGGGTACCTGATTTCCTCGATCTGGATTCAGACAATGACGGCATACCAGACCTCGTTGAAGCGGGGGGAGCAGATGATGACGGAGATGGAAGAGGAGACTATAGTACGGATACAGATAATGATGGCTTGCTCGATGGTTTTGAAACCACAAACGGAAGTACTACGAGTCTCCTGGATACGGATGGAGATGGTATCAATAATACGGATGGGGATTTTGATCAGGATAATCTCCCGAATTGGTTGGATCTGGATGCCGATGGCGATGGGATTACAGATGTGATAGAAGCTGGAGGAAGCGACAGCGATGCCAATGGGATCATAGATAACTACAGTACAGATATTGATACAGATGGGTATGCGGATGGTGTAGATGGAGATGTAGGAAATGATGGGACTGCAGAAAATACTGCCAATTCTTTGATATCCACTTCTTCTGATACTGATAATAATGGTACACCCGATAGCGGATATCCTAATGGAGACACAGATTTAGACGGCAAGCCAGACTTCCTTGATATTGATGCAGACAATGATGGCATCGTAGACAATACAGAAGCTCAGGCTACCTCAAGCTATCAGGCCCCTGCAAATTCAGATACAGATTCTGATGGGATAGATAATACCTATGACAATAGTTCTTCTTTCGGAGGAAATGGAATAGATCCGGTCAATACTGATACAGAAGGAGGGGCTGATTACCTGGATACGGATGCAGATGGAGACAAGCAACTTGATGCAATAGAAGGCCATGATACCAATGGAGATAATGTGGCTGATATATCCTCTCTATCCAATACGGGTTTACCTACAGGCATTGACTCTGATAATGACGGCCTTGACGATGGCTATGATAATAATACTGCCTCTACAGATGCTACAAATGGAGGACTTTCCCCAGCCAGCCACCCTATCTATGATGGGGGTGCAGACAGAGACTGGAGAGCACAGGTTTTCCTTCCGGTAGAATGGGTAGCTTTCGATGCGGTATGGCAGGGAAATGAAGGCTTATTGAGCTGGGAAACGGCGCTTGAAATCAATGCCAGTCATTTCCAGGTCCAACGAATGATCGAGAATACAGGAACCTTTGAAGCACTGGGTAAAGTCGATGCTAAAGGAAACTCAAGCATTATTCAAAGCTATGAATTCCGGGATACGGAGCTACAAGGCCTGAAAAACGGCACGAAAATATTCTATCGACTTAAACAGATAGATATCGATGGTAAATTTGAGTTCTCCAAAGTAGTCGAGCTCTTGAGCCAAACCCAAAGCCTGGGTTTGAGCATCTACCCCAATCCAGGGAAGGACAATATAAATCTCTCCGTTCAATATGGAGACGGAAATAAATTTGTCAAAATCCTTTCTATGGATGGTAGATTGATGTTCCAAAAGGAATTGGGAGCTTCAGAAAAAAGCCTCAACCTCAATACCAGTGATTGGGCACCTGCTATCTACACCATACAAGTAGAGGCTGAAGATCAGATCATAAGTAAGAGATTGGTGATTAAATAA
- a CDS encoding response regulator transcription factor, with product MIHVAIVEDDHDIRRTLALIIDGTPGFSCQFDYSDCESAIPEILKYKPDVVLMDINLPGMSGIEGVKKLKAQRSELDIIMLTIQVDDHSVFESICAGATGYMIKSTPPAALLQAIEEVNKGGAPMSANIARKVLGSFRRSSESPLSDRETEILRLLCEGQNYKSIAEALFVSGHTVRSHIKNIYRKLHVNSRAEAVKKAMRDKLV from the coding sequence ATGATTCATGTAGCGATTGTAGAAGATGACCACGATATACGCCGGACCCTGGCTTTGATCATTGATGGTACTCCCGGATTTAGCTGTCAGTTTGACTATTCAGATTGTGAATCAGCTATACCGGAAATCCTGAAATACAAGCCGGATGTAGTGCTAATGGATATCAACCTGCCGGGTATGAGTGGAATCGAAGGAGTAAAGAAATTGAAAGCTCAAAGATCCGAGCTGGATATCATCATGTTGACGATACAAGTTGACGATCATTCGGTATTTGAATCTATTTGTGCGGGTGCTACTGGATATATGATCAAGAGTACCCCTCCTGCAGCCTTATTGCAGGCCATAGAGGAAGTAAATAAAGGCGGAGCACCTATGAGCGCCAATATTGCCCGTAAAGTCTTAGGCTCCTTCCGCCGCAGTTCTGAATCCCCCCTTAGCGATCGTGAAACCGAAATTCTCCGTCTTCTCTGCGAAGGTCAAAACTACAAAAGCATTGCCGAAGCCCTCTTTGTCAGTGGACATACCGTTCGCTCCCACATCAAGAATATCTACAGGAAGCTACATGTGAATTCCCGGGCGGAGGCTGTGAAGAAGGCTATGAGGGATAAGTTGGTGTAA
- a CDS encoding CshA/CshB family fibrillar adhesin-related protein produces MKIPHEENLSRSHAKSPLRLTHIYLLCGLILFTPVLTGWQTLSLTDTDNDGVADLIDIDDDNDGIPDAVEQYCSNPSLANSISGTGAFQDNIYWFNWTDADFSDGLDDGDSQTFVLGDGTTITATISNVVNLGNQGGDRYYADDINTWSGAKMHYLYNTLGSAEVFHSGGSTGDDVSFDITFSATKNGITQELDYIVVDGESTNGKGEYINLTTNQGVWVALENYGSGATYTGDGTQTINITNTENSGAGNTVFYSENATVFNLSINNHGGQAVGFGIYLECDTDNDGLFNHLDLDSDNDGIPDLVEAGGADADGDGLPDSQADSDGDGLLDVFETANGSTSILFDANGDGVNEKDLDLDGDGAANWADLDSDGDGIVDVVEAGGADIDQDGLIDNHTTDTDSDGYADGVDGDVGNDGTAENFANALLLTSADANTDGLPDSGYPNGNTDLSGNPDFLDIDADGDGIVDNTEGQRTSEHLSSTGSDDDRDGLDNAYDDDSSFGGNGILVVDTDGDNYADYQDTDSDEDTILDIIEGHDTDGDFIADIGSPSGSGENLGVDTDEDGLDDGFDNNTSSWNPSNSGLSPSSHPKYNGGLDQDWRAQQTLSMDFLYFEVKLKDRHVYLNWELERDLAGSTFQILRKTARQTTFESIGHLISNSHPIYEFKDQRLPPEIAKQKVLYQLKRIYPDGKEERSPIVELLIPRHEIKLKIYPNPGRTHITIASRGANLSHHIFTLFDTKGNVVFEKAFKKIRQKSFKLNTSELRPGIYLLQTRFNRQKENRKIVIQ; encoded by the coding sequence ATGAAGATTCCCCATGAAGAGAACCTTAGCCGATCACATGCCAAATCCCCACTGAGGCTTACACATATTTACCTCTTGTGTGGATTGATACTTTTTACTCCAGTACTCACGGGATGGCAGACACTGAGTCTGACTGACACTGATAATGATGGAGTAGCGGACCTAATAGATATCGATGATGACAATGATGGCATCCCCGATGCCGTGGAACAATACTGTTCCAATCCCTCACTTGCCAACTCCATTTCCGGAACGGGAGCTTTCCAGGATAATATATACTGGTTCAACTGGACCGATGCGGATTTTAGTGATGGCCTGGATGATGGTGATAGCCAGACCTTCGTTTTGGGAGACGGCACTACCATTACAGCAACTATCAGCAATGTCGTGAATTTGGGAAATCAAGGGGGAGATCGATATTACGCAGATGATATAAATACCTGGTCAGGAGCCAAGATGCATTACCTCTATAATACCCTGGGAAGTGCAGAAGTCTTTCATTCCGGAGGTTCAACTGGAGATGACGTTTCCTTCGACATAACTTTTTCAGCCACTAAAAATGGAATTACACAGGAACTGGACTATATCGTCGTAGATGGAGAATCCACCAATGGAAAAGGAGAATACATAAACCTCACCACCAATCAGGGAGTTTGGGTAGCCCTGGAAAACTACGGCAGCGGAGCCACTTATACAGGCGATGGCACACAGACCATCAACATCACCAATACCGAAAACAGCGGAGCAGGGAATACTGTTTTTTATTCTGAAAATGCTACTGTATTTAACCTGAGTATCAACAATCACGGAGGACAAGCGGTAGGCTTTGGGATATACCTGGAATGCGATACAGATAATGATGGTTTATTCAATCACCTCGACCTGGATTCTGACAATGATGGAATCCCGGATTTGGTAGAAGCAGGAGGCGCAGATGCAGATGGAGATGGACTACCCGATAGTCAGGCGGATTCAGATGGGGATGGCCTCCTGGATGTTTTTGAGACAGCAAATGGATCGACTTCTATTCTCTTTGATGCAAATGGTGATGGGGTAAATGAAAAAGATTTGGACCTGGATGGGGATGGAGCAGCTAATTGGGCCGACCTTGATAGTGATGGGGATGGGATTGTAGATGTAGTCGAAGCAGGAGGAGCGGATATAGACCAGGATGGATTGATAGATAATCACACGACAGATACAGATAGTGATGGCTATGCGGATGGAGTTGATGGAGATGTAGGAAATGATGGTACTGCGGAAAATTTTGCTAATGCATTGCTTCTCACTTCCGCAGATGCAAATACCGATGGTTTACCTGATTCCGGGTATCCCAATGGAAATACAGATTTGAGTGGAAATCCAGACTTCCTGGATATAGATGCAGATGGCGATGGAATCGTCGACAATACAGAAGGGCAAAGAACTTCCGAACACCTTTCTTCTACAGGGAGTGATGATGATAGGGATGGTTTGGATAATGCCTATGATGATGATAGTTCTTTTGGAGGAAATGGGATACTGGTCGTAGATACCGATGGGGATAATTATGCAGACTACCAGGATACGGATTCAGATGAAGATACCATTCTCGACATCATTGAAGGCCATGATACAGATGGAGATTTTATAGCGGATATCGGTTCTCCCTCAGGATCCGGGGAAAACCTGGGAGTAGATACGGATGAAGATGGACTTGATGATGGTTTTGATAATAATACCTCTTCCTGGAACCCCAGCAATTCAGGTCTTTCCCCCAGCAGCCATCCCAAATACAATGGGGGCCTGGATCAGGACTGGCGGGCTCAACAAACGCTCAGCATGGACTTCCTGTATTTTGAAGTAAAATTAAAAGACAGACATGTTTACCTGAATTGGGAATTGGAAAGAGACCTGGCCGGGAGCACATTCCAAATCTTACGCAAAACAGCCAGACAAACTACTTTCGAATCCATTGGCCACCTAATATCAAACTCCCATCCGATATACGAATTCAAAGATCAAAGACTTCCACCAGAAATAGCTAAGCAAAAGGTCCTGTACCAGTTGAAAAGAATTTATCCCGATGGAAAAGAAGAACGATCCCCAATCGTCGAACTCCTTATTCCCCGACATGAGATCAAGCTCAAAATTTATCCCAATCCCGGCAGAACACATATAACAATTGCTTCGCGTGGGGCAAACCTCAGTCATCACATTTTCACCCTCTTTGATACCAAAGGGAATGTGGTTTTTGAAAAAGCTTTTAAAAAAATCAGGCAGAAGAGCTTCAAGCTAAATACAAGCGAACTCCGACCCGGAATTTATTTACTACAAACCCGATTTAACCGACAAAAGGAAAACAGAAAAATTGTCATTCAATAA
- a CDS encoding CshA/CshB family fibrillar adhesin-related protein: MPEQQPSKQKTGTGLTLNTRFSFGISLLLTLAGIVGIYQINSLGSVDAGLSFTNVASSGSGNAGTAIAISSSKDGGFAWGDINQDGYLDLAVNTNSNSSNFRTRIFISDPTDPENPTFTDETENLCKGCRDNRAERSLMLADINHDGALDLVRNTAKRLEVYLNQGAANSYAFGLGTNQSPNFELTTPSTGNIVDADIPGGMNTEGVFLADYDNDGWLDIIIENHNYGIDIYQNPADGTAGFAHVDPASIGLPVSATDGDYGTCVDFDDDGDIDIIARKRDENDFFVNDGGSFTMGQDIGDAFNSNKGGVVFADFDNDGDFDLYWTDNDANQIWLNDGTGTLAASNGGSGDGEPWASALITAPASGIDGAAVGDVNNDGKVDLFLSDDSGDGYLFLNYTPDGGSLSFSRENSGIDLNGNGEGVGFADYDNDGDLDLYVNMKGKSNQLWRNALGDDNYLKVDARISLSGGLYRSAIGANVILKDCQGTVISGIREVPTTSGHGTDAPDLVHFGLPFGPDTTYNIEVHFVSVNGTRKIIERSMVPSDFSNQTVVIYDTDASLSSACQDADKDGILDNDDIDDDDDGVPDAIEQYCTNPAVANSSSGSGTYQDNIYWFNWTGSDFTDGLDDGDSQSFSLGDGTQITATISNVVNLGNQGGERYLPDDMNTWSGARIYNLYNTDGTAEVFHSGGSNSDDVSFAITFQATKNGKTVYPDYVLVDGESTDGVGEYIKAVTNQGSWKVLEHYGAGATFTGTGTQSLNITDTETSSTGNSVFYVENATVFSIEINSNGGQAVGFGIYLECDSDEDGIYNHLDLDADNDGIPDIVEAGGADVNGDGLADNRTETDGDGLVDIFETAAGNTSSMFDKDGNGANENNGDLDGDGFPNWADLDADGDGIVDVIEAGGSDSNNDGLIDGYATDNDDDGYGDAVDGDVGNDGAAENSSQAILLTSADTNSDGLPDAGYPNDDSDSDGNPNHLDIDADGDGIVDNSEAQETDAYESPSGSDDDRDGIDNVYDDNDASFGGSGVDPEDTDTDSTPDYLDDDSDGDLRPDNIEGHDSDLNNTADSGSPANTGVPTGNDIDGDGLDDGYDNNTVSRDPTNTSLEPMSHPANDGGSDRDWRVQVFFPVEWLSFDAKWMESYSLLNWSTAQEINSSYFQIQRSRNGQQVFETIGSVEAAGTSQEIMQYEFRDMMLNKKPTDTRYFYRIKQIDMDGAFEYSKLVELSLEASPLKLKVYPNPAKDFVNVEVRGGTESAYVLRILNTGGTEVYKERIEKPGVIDKRIGIQNFPAGSYVLSIETETASQSISLIKTD, encoded by the coding sequence ATGCCTGAACAGCAACCAAGCAAACAGAAAACAGGAACCGGGCTCACCTTAAATACCAGATTTTCTTTTGGGATCTCTCTCCTGCTTACTCTTGCGGGCATCGTAGGGATTTATCAGATCAATAGCCTTGGTTCAGTAGATGCAGGTCTTAGTTTCACGAATGTTGCCAGCAGTGGTAGCGGAAACGCAGGAACTGCCATCGCTATAAGCAGCAGCAAGGATGGAGGATTTGCCTGGGGAGATATCAACCAGGATGGCTACCTGGATTTAGCAGTAAACACCAATAGCAATAGTTCAAACTTCCGGACTCGAATATTCATTAGCGATCCTACGGATCCGGAAAATCCTACTTTCACCGATGAAACAGAGAACCTATGTAAAGGATGTAGGGATAATAGAGCAGAGAGAAGTCTTATGCTGGCTGACATCAATCACGATGGAGCCCTGGACCTCGTTAGGAATACAGCAAAAAGACTGGAAGTATACCTGAATCAGGGAGCAGCCAATAGTTATGCATTTGGTCTTGGGACAAACCAAAGCCCCAATTTTGAGCTCACCACTCCAAGTACAGGCAATATCGTAGATGCAGATATCCCGGGTGGAATGAATACGGAAGGGGTCTTTCTGGCAGATTATGACAATGATGGCTGGCTGGATATTATTATAGAAAATCACAATTATGGAATTGACATTTATCAAAACCCGGCAGATGGAACTGCAGGATTTGCCCATGTTGATCCAGCATCCATTGGCCTTCCGGTCTCAGCAACTGATGGAGACTATGGAACCTGTGTGGATTTTGATGATGATGGAGACATCGACATCATTGCTCGCAAGCGGGATGAAAATGACTTCTTTGTCAATGATGGAGGAAGTTTTACTATGGGACAGGATATAGGAGATGCTTTCAACAGTAATAAAGGAGGAGTTGTATTTGCAGACTTTGACAATGATGGAGATTTTGATCTGTACTGGACCGATAATGATGCCAATCAGATTTGGCTAAATGATGGAACGGGTACTTTGGCAGCTAGCAATGGAGGAAGCGGAGATGGTGAACCCTGGGCATCTGCCTTGATCACTGCCCCAGCTTCCGGTATAGATGGAGCAGCAGTCGGTGATGTGAATAATGATGGAAAAGTGGACCTTTTCCTTTCTGATGATAGTGGTGATGGCTATCTCTTCCTCAATTACACCCCTGATGGAGGCAGTCTTTCATTTAGCCGGGAGAACAGTGGAATTGACTTAAATGGAAATGGAGAGGGCGTTGGTTTTGCTGACTATGATAATGATGGAGACCTCGACCTCTATGTAAATATGAAAGGGAAATCCAATCAGCTTTGGAGAAATGCCCTTGGTGATGATAACTACCTCAAAGTGGATGCGAGGATCAGTCTTAGCGGTGGGCTTTACAGATCCGCTATTGGTGCCAATGTAATCCTAAAGGATTGTCAGGGAACTGTAATTAGTGGTATCAGAGAAGTCCCCACAACTTCCGGACACGGAACGGATGCCCCGGACCTTGTACACTTTGGGCTCCCTTTTGGGCCGGACACTACCTACAATATTGAAGTCCATTTCGTAAGTGTAAATGGTACCAGAAAGATCATAGAAAGAAGTATGGTCCCATCGGATTTCAGTAATCAAACCGTAGTAATTTATGATACGGATGCTTCTCTATCCTCAGCTTGTCAGGACGCAGATAAAGATGGGATACTGGACAATGATGACATCGATGATGATGACGATGGAGTTCCGGATGCCATAGAACAATATTGTACAAATCCGGCAGTAGCAAATTCTAGCAGTGGAAGCGGTACTTATCAGGACAATATCTACTGGTTCAATTGGACAGGATCTGATTTCACGGATGGCCTGGATGATGGAGATAGTCAAAGTTTCAGCCTTGGGGATGGCACACAAATTACTGCAACGATTAGCAATGTCGTAAACCTCGGAAATCAGGGGGGTGAACGCTATTTACCAGACGATATGAACACCTGGAGTGGAGCGCGCATATATAATCTGTATAATACAGATGGCACTGCTGAAGTATTTCATTCCGGAGGCTCTAATTCTGATGATGTTTCCTTTGCCATCACTTTCCAGGCTACAAAGAATGGAAAGACGGTTTATCCGGATTATGTTTTGGTGGATGGAGAATCTACAGATGGTGTAGGAGAATACATAAAAGCGGTAACAAATCAGGGAAGCTGGAAAGTCCTGGAACACTATGGAGCAGGAGCAACTTTCACCGGAACAGGAACCCAAAGCCTCAATATCACGGATACAGAAACCAGCAGTACAGGCAATAGTGTATTCTATGTAGAAAATGCTACCGTTTTTTCTATTGAAATCAATAGTAATGGAGGTCAGGCCGTGGGTTTTGGAATTTATCTCGAATGTGATTCTGACGAAGACGGTATATACAATCACCTGGATTTAGACGCTGACAATGACGGTATACCAGATATCGTAGAAGCAGGAGGAGCTGATGTAAATGGGGATGGACTGGCTGATAATCGAACGGAAACAGATGGAGACGGCCTGGTGGATATCTTTGAAACGGCAGCGGGAAATACTTCGAGTATGTTTGACAAAGATGGAAATGGGGCGAATGAAAATAATGGAGATCTGGATGGAGACGGATTCCCTAATTGGGCGGATCTGGATGCCGATGGAGATGGGATCGTAGACGTCATAGAAGCAGGAGGTTCAGATAGCAATAATGATGGATTGATTGATGGATATGCCACAGATAATGATGATGATGGCTATGGAGATGCAGTGGATGGAGATGTAGGGAATGATGGTGCTGCCGAAAATTCTTCCCAGGCCATTTTACTCACCTCTGCTGACACCAATTCAGATGGTCTTCCTGATGCTGGATACCCCAATGATGATTCAGATAGTGATGGAAATCCTAATCATCTGGACATCGATGCCGATGGAGATGGAATCGTGGATAATTCTGAAGCACAGGAAACAGATGCTTATGAATCTCCCAGCGGTTCTGACGACGACAGAGATGGAATTGATAATGTCTATGATGACAATGATGCAAGTTTTGGAGGAAGTGGAGTAGATCCTGAAGACACAGATACAGATTCGACTCCTGACTATCTGGATGATGATTCTGATGGAGACCTCAGACCTGATAATATAGAAGGTCACGACTCAGACCTCAATAATACAGCTGATTCTGGTAGCCCGGCCAATACAGGTGTCCCGACGGGAAATGATATAGATGGAGATGGCCTCGATGATGGGTATGATAATAATACTGTATCCCGGGACCCAACCAATACCAGTCTTGAACCCATGAGCCACCCAGCCAATGACGGAGGCTCTGACAGAGATTGGCGAGTACAGGTATTCTTCCCGGTCGAATGGCTTTCCTTCGATGCAAAATGGATGGAATCTTACAGCTTACTCAACTGGTCTACCGCACAGGAAATCAATAGTAGCTATTTCCAGATTCAAAGAAGTAGAAATGGACAACAAGTCTTCGAAACCATAGGTTCAGTAGAGGCCGCAGGAACTTCCCAGGAGATCATGCAATACGAATTCAGGGATATGATGTTGAATAAGAAGCCTACTGACACAAGATATTTTTATCGGATCAAACAAATAGATATGGATGGGGCCTTTGAATACTCCAAGCTTGTAGAATTAAGCCTAGAAGCGAGCCCTTTGAAATTGAAAGTTTATCCAAATCCAGCTAAAGATTTCGTCAATGTAGAAGTGAGGGGAGGAACTGAAAGTGCTTATGTACTCCGAATCCTAAATACAGGAGGGACCGAAGTGTACAAAGAAAGAATTGAAAAGCCGGGAGTCATTGACAAACGAATCGGTATTCAAAATTTCCCGGCAGGCAGCTATGTACTTTCAATTGAAACAGAAACAGCTTCGCAAAGCATTAGCCTGATAAAAACAGATTAG